The Quercus robur chromosome 7, dhQueRobu3.1, whole genome shotgun sequence genome has a segment encoding these proteins:
- the LOC126691777 gene encoding interactor of constitutive active ROPs 2, chloroplastic isoform X1, with product MQTPKARAGSLEVPQRKSPATPRTARQLKTPGSESDSVSSPHPASKTPKDKSPKTVERKSPRSPMSELQKKRPSRVSELESLLAQLQEDLKKAKEQLNSSESLKRRAQQEAEEAKKQLLALSEQLEESQQQLEEISASEEARLLELRKISQDRDRAWQSELEAIQRQYSMDSAALASAMNEIQKLKAQLEMVAESEATQAKKAESAQADIESLRIELSETLPLVEKLKTELNDCKESEAQAREVISKTQRQLEEANETAEMLRSDGIKATEAHNYLSLELEQSKAQVKSLEGLVSKFQADLVNSNSTKLLDPTDNKIVQETEENEETKQLKSELSFVKFEVGQLRAAVDAAEIRYQEEYIQSTLQIRSAYEQVEHMKSESCQREVELESELKKSKAHIEELRAQLMDKENELQSISEENKGLSLKSEKTISNEKESDLAIELKKLEADLAGLKETVLDKETQLQNIGEENEMLKMEIKKRDMERSKINDEAFASAEEARAAEREALMKLGSLTEEADKSSRRAARVTEQLDAAQAANSEMEAELRKLKVQSDQWRKAAEAAAAMISSGNNGKFVERTGSLDINYNPMDSPYSEDMDDDSPKKKNVNMLKKIGVLWKKGQK from the exons atgcaAACGCCAAAAGCAAG GGCCGGCTCTTTAGAAGTGCCACAAAGGAAATCTCCGGCAACACCTCGGACTGCCCGGCAACTCAAGACGCCAGGGTCAGAATCTGATTCAGTTTCCTCTCCGCATCCAGCCAGTAAGACGCCAAAAGACAAAAGCCCTAAAACCGTTGAACGCAAGTCACCACGAAGTCCAATGTCTGAG CTCCAGAAGAAGCGTCCAAGCAGAGTGTCTGAATTGGAGTCGCTGCTTGCTCAACTCCAAGAGGATCTGAAAAAAGCAAAGGAACAACTGAACTCGTCTGAGTCATTGAAGAGGAGAGCACAACAGGAGGCTGAAGAGGCCAAGAAGCAGCTCTTAGCCTTGTCAGAACAGCTTGAGGAATCCCAACAGCAGCTGGAGGAGATTTCTGCTTCTGAAGAGGCTCGGCTTCTAGAGCTTCGTAAAATCTCCCAAGATCGTGATCGAGCATGGCAATCAGAACTCGAGGCTATCCAGAGGCAATACTCAATGGATTCAGCTGCCCTAGCTTCTGCCATGAATGAAATTCAGAAGCTCAAAGCTCAGCTGGAAATGGTGGCTGAATCGGAAGCTACCCAAGCTAAGAAGGCAGAGTCAGCACAAGCTGATATTGAGAGCTTGAGAATTGAACTTTCTGAAACCCTGCCCCTGGTTGAAAAGTTGAAAACCGAGCTGAATGATTGCAAAGAATCTGAAGCTCAGGCCCGAGAAGTTATAAGTAAAACTCAAAGGCAATTGGAAGAAGCAAATGAAACTGCAGAGATGCTCCGGTCAGATGGCATCAAAGCCACAGAGGCTCACAATTACTTGTCGTTGGAGTTGGAGCAGTCAAAAGCTCAAGTGAAATCATTGGAGGGACTTGTGAGCAAATTTCAGGCAGATCTGGTTAACAGCAACAGCACAAAATTGTTGGATCCTACAGACAACAAAATTGTTCAAGAAACTGAAGAAAATGAGGAAACAAAACAGCTAAAATCTGAGCTTAGTTTTGTGAAATTTGAAGTGGGTCAATTGCGAGCTGCTGTAGATGCAGCTGAGATCAGGTACCAGGAAGAATATATTCAGAGCACATTGCAGATTAGAAGTGCTTATGAACAAGTTGAACATATGAAATCAGAATCATGCCAAAGAGAGGTTGAGTTGGAGTCAGAATTAAAGAAATCTAAGGCTCATATCGAAGAGTTGAGGGCTCAGTTAATGGACAAGGAAAATGAATTGCAGAGTATCTCAGAGGAAAATAAGGGATTGAGCTTGAAGAGTGAAAAAACCATATCGAATGAAAAAGAATCTGACCTTGCAATAGAGTTGAAAAAGTTGGAGGCTGATTTAGCAGGCTTGAAGGAAACTGTGTTGGACAAGGAGACACAGTTGCAGAATATAGGGGAggaaaatgaaatgctcaagatgGAAATTAAGAAGAGAGACATGGAGAGAAGTAAAATTAATGATGAGGCTTTTGCTTCGGCAGAAGAAGCAAGGGCTGCAGAGCGAGAGGCTTTGATGAAACTTGGTTCTTTAACAGAGGAAGCAGACAAAAGTAGCAGAAGAGCGGCACGGGTGACTGAGCAGTTGGATGCAGCACAGGCTGCAAATTCAGAAATGGAGGCTGAGTTGCGGAAGTTAAAGGTGCAGTCTGACCAGTGGAGAAAGGCAGCTGAGGCAGCTGCTGCTATGATTTCAAGCGGAAACAATGGGAAATTTGTGGAGAGAACAGGTTCTCTTGACATCAATTACAATCCTATGGATTCACCTTATTCAGAAGATATGGACGATGATTCtcctaagaagaaaaatgtgaaCATGTTGAAGAAGATAGGCGTGCTATGGAAGAAGGGCCAGAAGTAG
- the LOC126691777 gene encoding interactor of constitutive active ROPs 2, chloroplastic isoform X2, whose protein sequence is MQTPKARAGSLEVPQRKSPATPRTARQLKTPGSESDSVSSPHPASKTPKDKSPKTVERKSPRSPMSEKKRPSRVSELESLLAQLQEDLKKAKEQLNSSESLKRRAQQEAEEAKKQLLALSEQLEESQQQLEEISASEEARLLELRKISQDRDRAWQSELEAIQRQYSMDSAALASAMNEIQKLKAQLEMVAESEATQAKKAESAQADIESLRIELSETLPLVEKLKTELNDCKESEAQAREVISKTQRQLEEANETAEMLRSDGIKATEAHNYLSLELEQSKAQVKSLEGLVSKFQADLVNSNSTKLLDPTDNKIVQETEENEETKQLKSELSFVKFEVGQLRAAVDAAEIRYQEEYIQSTLQIRSAYEQVEHMKSESCQREVELESELKKSKAHIEELRAQLMDKENELQSISEENKGLSLKSEKTISNEKESDLAIELKKLEADLAGLKETVLDKETQLQNIGEENEMLKMEIKKRDMERSKINDEAFASAEEARAAEREALMKLGSLTEEADKSSRRAARVTEQLDAAQAANSEMEAELRKLKVQSDQWRKAAEAAAAMISSGNNGKFVERTGSLDINYNPMDSPYSEDMDDDSPKKKNVNMLKKIGVLWKKGQK, encoded by the exons atgcaAACGCCAAAAGCAAG GGCCGGCTCTTTAGAAGTGCCACAAAGGAAATCTCCGGCAACACCTCGGACTGCCCGGCAACTCAAGACGCCAGGGTCAGAATCTGATTCAGTTTCCTCTCCGCATCCAGCCAGTAAGACGCCAAAAGACAAAAGCCCTAAAACCGTTGAACGCAAGTCACCACGAAGTCCAATGTCTGAG AAGAAGCGTCCAAGCAGAGTGTCTGAATTGGAGTCGCTGCTTGCTCAACTCCAAGAGGATCTGAAAAAAGCAAAGGAACAACTGAACTCGTCTGAGTCATTGAAGAGGAGAGCACAACAGGAGGCTGAAGAGGCCAAGAAGCAGCTCTTAGCCTTGTCAGAACAGCTTGAGGAATCCCAACAGCAGCTGGAGGAGATTTCTGCTTCTGAAGAGGCTCGGCTTCTAGAGCTTCGTAAAATCTCCCAAGATCGTGATCGAGCATGGCAATCAGAACTCGAGGCTATCCAGAGGCAATACTCAATGGATTCAGCTGCCCTAGCTTCTGCCATGAATGAAATTCAGAAGCTCAAAGCTCAGCTGGAAATGGTGGCTGAATCGGAAGCTACCCAAGCTAAGAAGGCAGAGTCAGCACAAGCTGATATTGAGAGCTTGAGAATTGAACTTTCTGAAACCCTGCCCCTGGTTGAAAAGTTGAAAACCGAGCTGAATGATTGCAAAGAATCTGAAGCTCAGGCCCGAGAAGTTATAAGTAAAACTCAAAGGCAATTGGAAGAAGCAAATGAAACTGCAGAGATGCTCCGGTCAGATGGCATCAAAGCCACAGAGGCTCACAATTACTTGTCGTTGGAGTTGGAGCAGTCAAAAGCTCAAGTGAAATCATTGGAGGGACTTGTGAGCAAATTTCAGGCAGATCTGGTTAACAGCAACAGCACAAAATTGTTGGATCCTACAGACAACAAAATTGTTCAAGAAACTGAAGAAAATGAGGAAACAAAACAGCTAAAATCTGAGCTTAGTTTTGTGAAATTTGAAGTGGGTCAATTGCGAGCTGCTGTAGATGCAGCTGAGATCAGGTACCAGGAAGAATATATTCAGAGCACATTGCAGATTAGAAGTGCTTATGAACAAGTTGAACATATGAAATCAGAATCATGCCAAAGAGAGGTTGAGTTGGAGTCAGAATTAAAGAAATCTAAGGCTCATATCGAAGAGTTGAGGGCTCAGTTAATGGACAAGGAAAATGAATTGCAGAGTATCTCAGAGGAAAATAAGGGATTGAGCTTGAAGAGTGAAAAAACCATATCGAATGAAAAAGAATCTGACCTTGCAATAGAGTTGAAAAAGTTGGAGGCTGATTTAGCAGGCTTGAAGGAAACTGTGTTGGACAAGGAGACACAGTTGCAGAATATAGGGGAggaaaatgaaatgctcaagatgGAAATTAAGAAGAGAGACATGGAGAGAAGTAAAATTAATGATGAGGCTTTTGCTTCGGCAGAAGAAGCAAGGGCTGCAGAGCGAGAGGCTTTGATGAAACTTGGTTCTTTAACAGAGGAAGCAGACAAAAGTAGCAGAAGAGCGGCACGGGTGACTGAGCAGTTGGATGCAGCACAGGCTGCAAATTCAGAAATGGAGGCTGAGTTGCGGAAGTTAAAGGTGCAGTCTGACCAGTGGAGAAAGGCAGCTGAGGCAGCTGCTGCTATGATTTCAAGCGGAAACAATGGGAAATTTGTGGAGAGAACAGGTTCTCTTGACATCAATTACAATCCTATGGATTCACCTTATTCAGAAGATATGGACGATGATTCtcctaagaagaaaaatgtgaaCATGTTGAAGAAGATAGGCGTGCTATGGAAGAAGGGCCAGAAGTAG
- the LOC126691777 gene encoding interactor of constitutive active ROPs 2, chloroplastic isoform X4, translated as MSELQKKRPSRVSELESLLAQLQEDLKKAKEQLNSSESLKRRAQQEAEEAKKQLLALSEQLEESQQQLEEISASEEARLLELRKISQDRDRAWQSELEAIQRQYSMDSAALASAMNEIQKLKAQLEMVAESEATQAKKAESAQADIESLRIELSETLPLVEKLKTELNDCKESEAQAREVISKTQRQLEEANETAEMLRSDGIKATEAHNYLSLELEQSKAQVKSLEGLVSKFQADLVNSNSTKLLDPTDNKIVQETEENEETKQLKSELSFVKFEVGQLRAAVDAAEIRYQEEYIQSTLQIRSAYEQVEHMKSESCQREVELESELKKSKAHIEELRAQLMDKENELQSISEENKGLSLKSEKTISNEKESDLAIELKKLEADLAGLKETVLDKETQLQNIGEENEMLKMEIKKRDMERSKINDEAFASAEEARAAEREALMKLGSLTEEADKSSRRAARVTEQLDAAQAANSEMEAELRKLKVQSDQWRKAAEAAAAMISSGNNGKFVERTGSLDINYNPMDSPYSEDMDDDSPKKKNVNMLKKIGVLWKKGQK; from the exons ATGTCTGAG CTCCAGAAGAAGCGTCCAAGCAGAGTGTCTGAATTGGAGTCGCTGCTTGCTCAACTCCAAGAGGATCTGAAAAAAGCAAAGGAACAACTGAACTCGTCTGAGTCATTGAAGAGGAGAGCACAACAGGAGGCTGAAGAGGCCAAGAAGCAGCTCTTAGCCTTGTCAGAACAGCTTGAGGAATCCCAACAGCAGCTGGAGGAGATTTCTGCTTCTGAAGAGGCTCGGCTTCTAGAGCTTCGTAAAATCTCCCAAGATCGTGATCGAGCATGGCAATCAGAACTCGAGGCTATCCAGAGGCAATACTCAATGGATTCAGCTGCCCTAGCTTCTGCCATGAATGAAATTCAGAAGCTCAAAGCTCAGCTGGAAATGGTGGCTGAATCGGAAGCTACCCAAGCTAAGAAGGCAGAGTCAGCACAAGCTGATATTGAGAGCTTGAGAATTGAACTTTCTGAAACCCTGCCCCTGGTTGAAAAGTTGAAAACCGAGCTGAATGATTGCAAAGAATCTGAAGCTCAGGCCCGAGAAGTTATAAGTAAAACTCAAAGGCAATTGGAAGAAGCAAATGAAACTGCAGAGATGCTCCGGTCAGATGGCATCAAAGCCACAGAGGCTCACAATTACTTGTCGTTGGAGTTGGAGCAGTCAAAAGCTCAAGTGAAATCATTGGAGGGACTTGTGAGCAAATTTCAGGCAGATCTGGTTAACAGCAACAGCACAAAATTGTTGGATCCTACAGACAACAAAATTGTTCAAGAAACTGAAGAAAATGAGGAAACAAAACAGCTAAAATCTGAGCTTAGTTTTGTGAAATTTGAAGTGGGTCAATTGCGAGCTGCTGTAGATGCAGCTGAGATCAGGTACCAGGAAGAATATATTCAGAGCACATTGCAGATTAGAAGTGCTTATGAACAAGTTGAACATATGAAATCAGAATCATGCCAAAGAGAGGTTGAGTTGGAGTCAGAATTAAAGAAATCTAAGGCTCATATCGAAGAGTTGAGGGCTCAGTTAATGGACAAGGAAAATGAATTGCAGAGTATCTCAGAGGAAAATAAGGGATTGAGCTTGAAGAGTGAAAAAACCATATCGAATGAAAAAGAATCTGACCTTGCAATAGAGTTGAAAAAGTTGGAGGCTGATTTAGCAGGCTTGAAGGAAACTGTGTTGGACAAGGAGACACAGTTGCAGAATATAGGGGAggaaaatgaaatgctcaagatgGAAATTAAGAAGAGAGACATGGAGAGAAGTAAAATTAATGATGAGGCTTTTGCTTCGGCAGAAGAAGCAAGGGCTGCAGAGCGAGAGGCTTTGATGAAACTTGGTTCTTTAACAGAGGAAGCAGACAAAAGTAGCAGAAGAGCGGCACGGGTGACTGAGCAGTTGGATGCAGCACAGGCTGCAAATTCAGAAATGGAGGCTGAGTTGCGGAAGTTAAAGGTGCAGTCTGACCAGTGGAGAAAGGCAGCTGAGGCAGCTGCTGCTATGATTTCAAGCGGAAACAATGGGAAATTTGTGGAGAGAACAGGTTCTCTTGACATCAATTACAATCCTATGGATTCACCTTATTCAGAAGATATGGACGATGATTCtcctaagaagaaaaatgtgaaCATGTTGAAGAAGATAGGCGTGCTATGGAAGAAGGGCCAGAAGTAG
- the LOC126691777 gene encoding interactor of constitutive active ROPs 2, chloroplastic isoform X3, whose product MQTPKARAGSLEVPQRKSPATPRTARQLKTPGSESDSVSSPHPASKTPKDKSPKTVERKSPRSPMSEKRPSRVSELESLLAQLQEDLKKAKEQLNSSESLKRRAQQEAEEAKKQLLALSEQLEESQQQLEEISASEEARLLELRKISQDRDRAWQSELEAIQRQYSMDSAALASAMNEIQKLKAQLEMVAESEATQAKKAESAQADIESLRIELSETLPLVEKLKTELNDCKESEAQAREVISKTQRQLEEANETAEMLRSDGIKATEAHNYLSLELEQSKAQVKSLEGLVSKFQADLVNSNSTKLLDPTDNKIVQETEENEETKQLKSELSFVKFEVGQLRAAVDAAEIRYQEEYIQSTLQIRSAYEQVEHMKSESCQREVELESELKKSKAHIEELRAQLMDKENELQSISEENKGLSLKSEKTISNEKESDLAIELKKLEADLAGLKETVLDKETQLQNIGEENEMLKMEIKKRDMERSKINDEAFASAEEARAAEREALMKLGSLTEEADKSSRRAARVTEQLDAAQAANSEMEAELRKLKVQSDQWRKAAEAAAAMISSGNNGKFVERTGSLDINYNPMDSPYSEDMDDDSPKKKNVNMLKKIGVLWKKGQK is encoded by the exons atgcaAACGCCAAAAGCAAG GGCCGGCTCTTTAGAAGTGCCACAAAGGAAATCTCCGGCAACACCTCGGACTGCCCGGCAACTCAAGACGCCAGGGTCAGAATCTGATTCAGTTTCCTCTCCGCATCCAGCCAGTAAGACGCCAAAAGACAAAAGCCCTAAAACCGTTGAACGCAAGTCACCACGAAGTCCAATGTCTGAG AAGCGTCCAAGCAGAGTGTCTGAATTGGAGTCGCTGCTTGCTCAACTCCAAGAGGATCTGAAAAAAGCAAAGGAACAACTGAACTCGTCTGAGTCATTGAAGAGGAGAGCACAACAGGAGGCTGAAGAGGCCAAGAAGCAGCTCTTAGCCTTGTCAGAACAGCTTGAGGAATCCCAACAGCAGCTGGAGGAGATTTCTGCTTCTGAAGAGGCTCGGCTTCTAGAGCTTCGTAAAATCTCCCAAGATCGTGATCGAGCATGGCAATCAGAACTCGAGGCTATCCAGAGGCAATACTCAATGGATTCAGCTGCCCTAGCTTCTGCCATGAATGAAATTCAGAAGCTCAAAGCTCAGCTGGAAATGGTGGCTGAATCGGAAGCTACCCAAGCTAAGAAGGCAGAGTCAGCACAAGCTGATATTGAGAGCTTGAGAATTGAACTTTCTGAAACCCTGCCCCTGGTTGAAAAGTTGAAAACCGAGCTGAATGATTGCAAAGAATCTGAAGCTCAGGCCCGAGAAGTTATAAGTAAAACTCAAAGGCAATTGGAAGAAGCAAATGAAACTGCAGAGATGCTCCGGTCAGATGGCATCAAAGCCACAGAGGCTCACAATTACTTGTCGTTGGAGTTGGAGCAGTCAAAAGCTCAAGTGAAATCATTGGAGGGACTTGTGAGCAAATTTCAGGCAGATCTGGTTAACAGCAACAGCACAAAATTGTTGGATCCTACAGACAACAAAATTGTTCAAGAAACTGAAGAAAATGAGGAAACAAAACAGCTAAAATCTGAGCTTAGTTTTGTGAAATTTGAAGTGGGTCAATTGCGAGCTGCTGTAGATGCAGCTGAGATCAGGTACCAGGAAGAATATATTCAGAGCACATTGCAGATTAGAAGTGCTTATGAACAAGTTGAACATATGAAATCAGAATCATGCCAAAGAGAGGTTGAGTTGGAGTCAGAATTAAAGAAATCTAAGGCTCATATCGAAGAGTTGAGGGCTCAGTTAATGGACAAGGAAAATGAATTGCAGAGTATCTCAGAGGAAAATAAGGGATTGAGCTTGAAGAGTGAAAAAACCATATCGAATGAAAAAGAATCTGACCTTGCAATAGAGTTGAAAAAGTTGGAGGCTGATTTAGCAGGCTTGAAGGAAACTGTGTTGGACAAGGAGACACAGTTGCAGAATATAGGGGAggaaaatgaaatgctcaagatgGAAATTAAGAAGAGAGACATGGAGAGAAGTAAAATTAATGATGAGGCTTTTGCTTCGGCAGAAGAAGCAAGGGCTGCAGAGCGAGAGGCTTTGATGAAACTTGGTTCTTTAACAGAGGAAGCAGACAAAAGTAGCAGAAGAGCGGCACGGGTGACTGAGCAGTTGGATGCAGCACAGGCTGCAAATTCAGAAATGGAGGCTGAGTTGCGGAAGTTAAAGGTGCAGTCTGACCAGTGGAGAAAGGCAGCTGAGGCAGCTGCTGCTATGATTTCAAGCGGAAACAATGGGAAATTTGTGGAGAGAACAGGTTCTCTTGACATCAATTACAATCCTATGGATTCACCTTATTCAGAAGATATGGACGATGATTCtcctaagaagaaaaatgtgaaCATGTTGAAGAAGATAGGCGTGCTATGGAAGAAGGGCCAGAAGTAG